From the genome of Hymenobacter cellulosilyticus, one region includes:
- a CDS encoding ABC transporter ATP-binding protein translates to MSWLSKKFAKISAKRPRPDGKPALSVRERVSALKNLPEFLRLIWETSPSLTLGNIVLRLLRAALPVAMLYVARLILDTIIGLSRQPGGSLTPVIGLVGLEFGLAILSDVLGRGVALLDSLLGDLFANRSSVRLMEHAGQLDLDQFEDSVFYDKLERARRQTLSRTVLMSQVLSQAQDMITMLFLAVGLAAFNPWLLLLLLVAVVPAFLGESHFNERSYSLVHSWTPERRELDYLRQTGASDETAKEVKIFGLSGFLIERFRTLSDEFYQKNKALVVRRAGWGALFAAVGAGGYYAAYLYIIAQAVRGGISIGQLTFLAGSFARMRGLLEGILSRFSSVAEGALYLQDFFDFFHLQPRITRAEGQAVRPFPRPIRIGFEFENVGFQYRGSSKWAIRNLNFTLRAGEKLALVGENGAGKTTLVKLLSRLYDPSEGRILLDGHDLREYDPAELRQEIGVIFQDFVRFQLSASQNLAVGRIEEKENQERIQSAAAQSLADTVIKKLPGGYEQMIGRRFAGGVDLSGGEWQKIALGRAYMRDAQLLILDEPTAALDARAEHEVFQRFADLTQGKTAVLISHRFSTVRMADRILVIENGQFVEIGSHEELLGRNGRYAELFALQAAGYR, encoded by the coding sequence ATGTCCTGGTTATCCAAAAAATTTGCGAAAATATCGGCCAAGCGGCCCCGGCCCGATGGTAAGCCGGCCCTGAGTGTGCGGGAGCGGGTGTCGGCCCTGAAAAACCTGCCCGAGTTTCTGCGCCTGATCTGGGAAACCAGCCCATCACTCACTCTGGGCAACATTGTGCTGCGCCTGCTGCGGGCGGCCTTGCCGGTAGCCATGCTCTATGTGGCCCGCCTGATTCTGGATACCATTATCGGCCTTTCGCGCCAGCCGGGCGGCTCCCTAACGCCCGTTATCGGGCTGGTGGGCCTGGAGTTCGGCTTGGCTATTCTCTCCGATGTGCTGGGCCGGGGCGTGGCCTTGCTCGACTCTTTGCTCGGCGACCTGTTTGCCAACCGCTCCTCGGTGCGCCTGATGGAGCACGCTGGGCAACTCGACCTCGACCAGTTCGAAGACAGCGTGTTCTACGACAAGCTCGAACGGGCCCGCCGCCAGACCCTTTCCCGCACCGTGCTTATGTCGCAGGTACTGTCTCAGGCCCAGGACATGATTACGATGCTGTTTCTGGCCGTGGGGCTGGCCGCCTTCAATCCGTGGCTGCTGTTGCTGCTCCTGGTGGCCGTGGTGCCGGCGTTTTTGGGCGAGTCCCACTTCAATGAGCGCAGTTACTCACTGGTGCACAGCTGGACGCCCGAACGGCGGGAGTTGGACTACCTGCGCCAGACTGGAGCTAGCGACGAGACGGCCAAGGAAGTGAAGATTTTTGGCCTGTCAGGCTTTCTGATTGAGCGGTTCCGGACCTTGTCGGACGAGTTTTATCAGAAGAACAAAGCCCTGGTAGTGCGGCGCGCCGGCTGGGGCGCCTTGTTTGCGGCCGTGGGCGCGGGCGGATACTATGCGGCTTACCTCTACATCATTGCCCAGGCCGTGCGGGGTGGTATTTCCATCGGGCAGCTCACGTTTCTGGCGGGCTCTTTCGCCCGGATGCGGGGCTTGCTGGAAGGCATCCTAAGCCGGTTCAGCAGTGTGGCTGAAGGCGCGTTGTACCTGCAGGACTTCTTCGATTTCTTCCACCTGCAACCCCGAATTACACGGGCTGAAGGCCAAGCGGTACGCCCTTTCCCGCGGCCCATCCGCATTGGTTTTGAGTTTGAGAATGTGGGCTTTCAATACCGGGGCTCCAGCAAATGGGCCATTCGCAACCTGAACTTCACCTTGCGCGCCGGCGAGAAGTTGGCGTTGGTGGGCGAAAACGGGGCCGGCAAAACTACGCTGGTCAAGCTGCTCTCCCGCCTCTACGACCCCTCGGAAGGCCGCATCCTGCTCGACGGGCACGATTTGCGCGAGTACGACCCGGCCGAGCTGCGCCAGGAAATCGGCGTGATTTTCCAGGACTTCGTGCGGTTTCAGCTCTCGGCCAGCCAGAACCTGGCCGTGGGCCGCATCGAGGAAAAGGAAAACCAGGAGCGGATTCAGTCGGCCGCGGCCCAGAGCCTGGCCGATACCGTGATTAAAAAGCTGCCCGGTGGCTACGAGCAAATGATTGGCCGCCGCTTTGCCGGAGGCGTCGATTTGAGCGGGGGCGAGTGGCAGAAAATAGCCCTGGGCCGGGCCTACATGCGCGACGCCCAGCTGCTGATTCTGGACGAGCCCACCGCCGCCCTCGACGCCCGGGCCGAGCACGAGGTATTCCAGCGCTTCGCCGACCTGACCCAGGGCAAGACGGCCGTGCTCATTTCGCACCGCTTCAGCACCGTGCGCATGGCCGACCGGATTCTGGTCATTGAGAACGGGCAGTTTGTTGAAATTGGCTCCCACGAGGAACTGTTGGGCCGCAACGGACGCTACGCTGAGCTCTTTGCCCTGCAGGCCGCGGGCTACCGGTAA
- a CDS encoding DUF4136 domain-containing protein, with protein MKLTSTLLLGVSLALSGCFAAREARIESDYSYTGNFRRYRTYEFVTGQGLAADTSKLGEVLRDAIRTRMRVQGYKPARNRPDLLVMFRLFEGDMAFRGYAQEDMTRWMTTGMVEDDETPKDVRQGYQPVRMIMAEGTLLVTLIDNRTNRAVWNGYASGVTVPPGPQGEMVLRRSVRSIFDQYHVFTEGYLDGASQ; from the coding sequence ATGAAACTGACTTCTACCCTGCTTCTGGGCGTGAGCCTGGCTCTTTCCGGCTGTTTTGCGGCCCGGGAGGCTCGTATCGAGTCTGATTATAGTTATACCGGCAATTTCCGCCGCTACCGCACCTACGAATTCGTCACGGGCCAGGGCCTGGCGGCCGATACGAGCAAGTTGGGCGAGGTGCTGCGCGACGCCATCCGGACGCGCATGCGGGTTCAGGGCTACAAACCGGCCCGCAACCGGCCCGATCTGCTGGTAATGTTTCGCCTGTTTGAGGGGGATATGGCCTTCCGCGGCTACGCCCAGGAAGATATGACCCGCTGGATGACCACTGGTATGGTAGAAGACGACGAAACGCCCAAGGACGTGCGCCAGGGCTACCAGCCGGTCCGCATGATTATGGCCGAAGGCACGTTGCTGGTTACCCTGATTGACAACCGTACCAACCGGGCCGTGTGGAATGGGTATGCTTCGGGCGTGACGGTGCCGCCCGGGCCCCAGGGCGAAATGGTGCTGCGCCGCTCCGTGCGCTCCATTTTCGACCAATACCACGTCTTTACTGAAGGCTACCTCGATGGCGCCAGCCAGTAG
- a CDS encoding XdhC family protein has product MLLLYPVPPAHIAAVEAVLMALQQYQRATLRLTSAGLAVDAADSGSSFYHYRSGPNWEYREQLGFRDALTIVGGGHVALALSRVAATLDFEITVLDDRAGLNTHQQNPYAHHKRTVQYNTLAEQVAQGPNQYVVIMTFGYRPDEVALRQLLGHQVKYLGLMGSAAKIKELLGSLRASGYSAADLAHLRAPIGLPIHSRTPEEIAISVAAELIQVRNAGS; this is encoded by the coding sequence ATGTTGCTACTCTACCCCGTGCCGCCTGCCCACATAGCCGCAGTAGAAGCCGTACTAATGGCCCTGCAGCAGTACCAGCGGGCTACGTTGCGCCTTACGTCAGCCGGGCTGGCCGTGGACGCGGCTGATTCGGGCTCCAGCTTTTATCACTACCGCAGCGGCCCCAACTGGGAGTACCGGGAGCAGCTCGGGTTTCGCGACGCGCTAACCATTGTGGGCGGCGGGCACGTGGCCTTGGCCTTGTCGCGGGTGGCCGCCACGCTCGACTTCGAAATCACCGTGCTCGACGACCGGGCCGGCTTAAATACGCACCAGCAGAACCCTTATGCCCACCACAAGCGCACGGTGCAGTACAACACGCTGGCTGAACAGGTAGCCCAAGGGCCAAATCAATACGTGGTGATTATGACCTTCGGCTACCGGCCCGACGAAGTGGCATTGCGCCAGCTACTAGGTCACCAGGTGAAGTATCTGGGCCTGATGGGCAGCGCGGCCAAAATAAAAGAGCTGCTGGGCAGCCTGCGCGCGTCAGGTTACTCAGCAGCTGATCTGGCGCATCTGCGCGCCCCCATCGGCCTGCCAATTCACAGCCGCACGCCCGAGGAAATTGCCATTAGCGTAGCGGCCGAACTAATTCAGGTGCGCAACGCGGGTAGCTGA
- a CDS encoding XdhC family protein: MEHFSTTPSLPRDFPVWQHVAASLRQQQPVTLLCVLSSTGSSPGRQGFKMSVSTEDMAGSIGGGIMEHKFVGLARARMLEGHDQALIRPRFTARKLPRTAPA; the protein is encoded by the coding sequence GTGGAGCATTTTTCCACTACCCCTTCCCTCCCGCGCGACTTTCCGGTGTGGCAACACGTGGCCGCCAGCTTACGGCAGCAGCAGCCCGTGACGTTGCTCTGCGTGCTGAGCAGCACGGGTAGCAGCCCTGGCCGCCAGGGCTTTAAGATGAGTGTGTCGACCGAGGACATGGCGGGCTCCATCGGCGGCGGTATTATGGAGCACAAGTTTGTGGGACTGGCCCGGGCCCGGATGCTGGAAGGCCACGACCAAGCGCTTATCCGCCCCAGATTCACCGCAAGGAAGCTTCCGAGGACCGCTCCGGCATGA
- a CDS encoding molybdopterin cofactor-binding domain-containing protein, which produces MFVMESAIVKAAETLGVSPSEIQRRNLLRENDLFSYRQPAEMCNAELAWDTAAKLYDLPKLRQEVDAFNQQNERLKKGLSVMPICFGISFTKTAMNQARALVHIYTDGSVGVSTGAVEMGQGVNTKIAQVAAQTLGISPSRVKVESTNTTRVANTSPSAASATADLNGKATQMACETLRERLLRHAVLEYTLNYEGLEIRDEEVLAAGIPADTNWEKLVSSAYWRRVNLTENAHYATPDIHFDPVKNQGYPFAYHVYGTAYTTVTLDCLRGTYTFDALRIVHDFGESMHPAIDQGQIEGGAVQGIGWMTMEELIYNEEGRLLSNSLNSYKIPDLYSVPQRIDVHFLDTPGHPRAILRSKAVGSRH; this is translated from the coding sequence ATGTTCGTGATGGAGTCGGCCATTGTGAAGGCAGCCGAGACACTCGGGGTTTCGCCCAGCGAGATTCAGCGCCGCAACCTGCTGCGCGAAAACGACCTGTTCTCGTACCGGCAGCCAGCTGAAATGTGCAACGCCGAGCTGGCCTGGGACACGGCCGCCAAGCTCTACGATTTGCCCAAGCTGCGCCAGGAAGTAGACGCCTTTAACCAGCAGAATGAGCGCCTGAAAAAGGGGCTTTCGGTTATGCCCATCTGCTTTGGCATTTCCTTTACCAAAACCGCCATGAACCAGGCCCGGGCTCTGGTGCACATCTACACCGACGGCTCGGTGGGCGTAAGTACCGGCGCCGTGGAAATGGGTCAGGGCGTAAACACCAAAATTGCCCAGGTAGCGGCCCAAACGCTGGGTATTTCGCCCAGTCGGGTGAAGGTGGAATCGACGAATACCACGCGGGTGGCCAATACCTCCCCGTCGGCGGCCAGCGCCACCGCCGACCTAAACGGCAAAGCCACCCAAATGGCCTGTGAGACCTTACGGGAGCGGCTTTTGCGCCACGCGGTGCTGGAATACACGCTCAACTATGAAGGGCTAGAAATCCGGGATGAGGAAGTGCTGGCCGCCGGCATTCCGGCCGATACGAATTGGGAAAAGCTGGTGTCGTCGGCGTACTGGAGGCGGGTCAACCTGACCGAAAACGCCCATTACGCCACCCCCGATATTCACTTCGACCCGGTCAAGAACCAGGGCTATCCGTTTGCCTACCACGTGTACGGCACGGCCTACACCACCGTCACGCTCGACTGTTTGCGTGGCACCTATACTTTCGACGCGCTGCGCATCGTGCACGACTTCGGGGAAAGCATGCACCCGGCCATCGACCAGGGCCAGATTGAGGGCGGCGCGGTGCAGGGCATTGGCTGGATGACGATGGAAGAGCTGATTTACAACGAGGAAGGCCGCCTGCTCAGCAATTCGCTCAACAGCTACAAAATCCCGGACCTGTACTCAGTGCCCCAGCGCATCGACGTACACTTCCTCGACACGCCCGGCCACCCGCGGGCCATCCTGCGGTCCAAGGCTGTGGGGAGCCGCCACTGA
- a CDS encoding FAD binding domain-containing protein, whose translation MLHFYLNNQRIHTEQPAGSTLLDFVRYQQHLKGTKIGCREGDCGACTVLVGELQPDGTLQYQSMTSCLTPLGNAHGKHIVTVEGINAAAGTLTPVQQAIVQEGGSQCGFCTVGFVMSLTGHSLSAKPATTESGLAAIDGNICRCTGYKSLERATAQLTAQLAQRPTENVVDWLSEQQFVPKYFKDVPARLQALKAELQNEAHNQPPVTTSRQLLGGGTDLLVQRPEHVRAVPVQLLYDQPDLRGIRREADGRVVLGAATTAENLRSSPLMQELFPGLHDYMKLVSSTPIRNMGTVAGNFINASPIGDLTIFFLALNATVTVGALGQLSREIPLRELYSGYKTLTKAADEQVLEISFAAPQPGDLFNFEKVSKRTHLDIASVNSAMWLRASNGFVQEALVSAGGVGPTPLLLARTSAYLAGKEITAETVAAAHEIAQTEISPISDARGTVEYKRLLLRQLLFAHFLQFFPERLSFRELV comes from the coding sequence ATGCTCCACTTTTACCTGAATAATCAGCGCATCCACACCGAGCAGCCGGCAGGCAGCACCCTGCTGGATTTTGTGCGCTACCAGCAGCATTTGAAAGGCACCAAAATCGGCTGCCGGGAAGGCGACTGTGGGGCCTGCACCGTGCTGGTGGGCGAACTGCAGCCCGACGGCACGCTGCAGTACCAGTCGATGACTTCCTGCCTGACGCCCTTGGGCAATGCCCACGGCAAGCACATCGTCACGGTGGAAGGCATCAATGCTGCGGCGGGCACGCTCACGCCCGTGCAGCAGGCTATTGTGCAGGAAGGCGGCTCGCAGTGCGGCTTCTGTACCGTGGGCTTCGTCATGTCGCTCACCGGCCACAGCCTCAGCGCCAAGCCCGCCACCACTGAATCCGGCCTGGCTGCCATTGACGGCAACATCTGTCGCTGCACCGGCTATAAATCCTTGGAGCGCGCCACGGCCCAGCTTACCGCGCAGCTGGCCCAGCGCCCCACCGAAAACGTGGTGGATTGGCTTAGTGAGCAGCAGTTTGTACCTAAGTATTTCAAAGACGTGCCCGCCCGCCTGCAGGCGTTGAAAGCCGAGCTCCAAAACGAGGCTCATAACCAGCCGCCAGTAACCACCAGCCGGCAATTGCTAGGCGGCGGCACCGACCTGCTGGTGCAGCGCCCCGAGCATGTGCGCGCCGTGCCCGTGCAGCTGCTCTACGACCAGCCCGATTTGCGCGGCATCCGCCGGGAAGCTGATGGGCGCGTGGTGCTGGGCGCCGCTACTACGGCCGAAAACCTGCGTTCCTCGCCCCTTATGCAGGAGCTGTTTCCCGGCCTGCACGACTATATGAAGCTGGTGTCGTCCACACCCATTCGCAACATGGGCACGGTGGCCGGCAACTTCATCAACGCCTCCCCCATCGGCGACCTGACCATCTTCTTCCTGGCTTTGAACGCCACTGTCACGGTGGGCGCCTTGGGCCAGCTTAGCCGTGAGATTCCGCTGCGGGAGCTCTACAGCGGCTACAAAACCCTGACCAAGGCCGCTGACGAGCAGGTATTAGAAATCAGCTTTGCCGCGCCCCAGCCGGGCGACTTGTTCAACTTCGAGAAAGTATCCAAGCGCACCCACCTCGATATTGCCAGCGTCAACTCGGCTATGTGGCTGCGGGCCAGCAACGGTTTTGTGCAGGAAGCCCTGGTTTCGGCCGGCGGCGTCGGGCCCACGCCCCTGCTGCTGGCGCGCACCTCGGCTTACCTGGCAGGCAAGGAAATTACCGCCGAAACCGTCGCCGCTGCCCACGAAATTGCTCAGACTGAAATCAGCCCCATCAGCGACGCCCGCGGCACGGTGGAATACAAGCGCCTGCTGCTGCGCCAGCTGCTGTTTGCCCATTTCCTGCAGTTTTTCCCCGAGCGTCTGAGCTTCCGCGAGCTGGTGTAG
- a CDS encoding peptidylprolyl isomerase, with the protein MLGLSLAACTAPSRTSTSATGPNKFTDATLRQIATAQDARQTAALLPFLDRPEVLYRREAALALASVQDKAALSALMARLADPESGVRVAAAYALGQTGDSTAEVALRERVFQEKDALARQYALEALGRCVSQTGLSMLARLPAALGADTATLNGQAWGLYRAGLRGVTSDAAVGRLIQLLNPANPYRARLAAANALARTRGLNLNSYVGAIANSAQTDPAYAVRSAATSALSKANQSAAVPAVLATLARRDPDYRVRISALRAMTAAQYAPVKEAAWDALTDPHEHVALAAAEFFLTHAAGEPGSIFLEKANRLPAWRPRATLLATALKLGGPEQNAIRAAVQERFVKSASPYEKGYLLKALGEDPGAYDFVTQATFATGQPVVIGTYGIEALVAMRRLPSFPAEQQSSFALTLQRAVRGGDVAIMGTAAEAIRDPKLELRKVFANADFLKLAREKLVLPRDLEAWQSLQQTIDYLENKPTAPFPVATAATHPIDWGLVQAIPAGQRALIQTSKGAVVFRLLVDEAPGSVASFVALIRQGFYNGKNFHRVVPNFVAQGGCPRGDGWGSSDYNLRSEFADLRYGEGSVGLASAGKDTESCQWFITHAPTPHLDGRYTIFAQVVSGMDVVNRLEIGDRIERIELMR; encoded by the coding sequence TTGCTGGGGCTGAGCCTGGCGGCCTGCACGGCCCCGTCCCGCACCAGCACTTCGGCCACCGGTCCCAATAAGTTTACCGACGCCACCCTGCGGCAGATTGCCACGGCCCAGGATGCCCGCCAAACCGCCGCTCTGTTGCCTTTTCTGGACCGGCCCGAGGTGCTTTACCGCCGCGAAGCCGCCCTGGCCCTGGCCTCGGTGCAGGACAAAGCAGCCCTCAGTGCCCTTATGGCCCGCCTCGCCGACCCCGAATCGGGGGTGCGTGTGGCGGCGGCTTATGCGCTAGGCCAAACCGGCGACTCCACGGCCGAGGTGGCTTTGCGGGAAAGAGTTTTTCAGGAAAAAGATGCTCTGGCCCGGCAATACGCCCTGGAGGCCCTCGGCCGCTGCGTTTCGCAGACGGGCCTGAGCATGCTGGCCCGCCTGCCCGCCGCACTGGGCGCCGACACGGCCACGCTCAACGGGCAGGCCTGGGGCTTGTACCGGGCCGGCCTGCGCGGCGTGACTTCCGATGCTGCCGTTGGCCGGCTTATTCAACTGCTGAACCCGGCCAATCCGTACCGGGCCCGGCTGGCGGCGGCCAATGCCCTGGCCCGCACCCGTGGCCTCAACCTGAATTCCTATGTTGGAGCCATTGCCAACTCGGCCCAGACTGACCCCGCGTATGCCGTGCGCAGTGCTGCTACCTCGGCCCTGAGCAAGGCCAATCAGTCGGCAGCGGTGCCGGCAGTACTCGCCACGCTGGCCCGCCGCGACCCGGATTACCGGGTGCGCATCAGCGCACTGCGGGCTATGACAGCCGCTCAGTACGCGCCCGTGAAAGAAGCTGCCTGGGATGCTCTGACCGATCCGCATGAGCACGTAGCTCTGGCCGCGGCCGAGTTTTTCCTGACCCACGCCGCAGGGGAGCCGGGCTCTATTTTTCTGGAAAAAGCCAACCGTCTCCCTGCTTGGCGGCCCCGGGCCACGCTTCTGGCTACGGCCCTTAAGCTGGGTGGGCCCGAGCAAAACGCTATCCGCGCTGCCGTGCAGGAGCGGTTCGTCAAGTCGGCAAGTCCGTACGAGAAAGGCTACTTGCTCAAAGCGCTGGGAGAAGACCCGGGCGCGTATGATTTCGTTACCCAAGCCACCTTTGCCACTGGGCAGCCCGTCGTGATTGGTACGTATGGAATAGAGGCTTTGGTAGCTATGCGGCGGTTGCCCAGTTTTCCCGCTGAGCAGCAGTCTTCCTTTGCTCTCACCCTGCAGCGCGCCGTGCGCGGCGGCGACGTGGCCATCATGGGCACGGCTGCCGAGGCCATTCGGGACCCGAAGTTGGAGCTGCGCAAAGTGTTTGCTAATGCCGACTTCCTGAAGCTGGCCCGCGAAAAGCTCGTGTTGCCCCGCGACCTGGAGGCCTGGCAGTCGTTGCAGCAAACCATTGATTACCTGGAAAACAAGCCCACCGCACCGTTTCCCGTCGCTACGGCTGCTACTCATCCCATCGACTGGGGGCTGGTGCAGGCTATTCCGGCCGGGCAGCGCGCGTTGATTCAAACTAGTAAGGGCGCCGTGGTCTTCCGGCTGCTGGTAGACGAGGCGCCGGGCTCAGTGGCCAGCTTCGTGGCTTTGATCCGGCAAGGCTTCTATAACGGCAAGAATTTTCACCGCGTGGTGCCCAACTTCGTGGCCCAAGGCGGCTGCCCGCGCGGCGACGGCTGGGGCAGCTCCGACTATAACCTCCGCTCCGAATTTGCGGACCTGCGCTACGGGGAAGGGTCTGTCGGTCTGGCTTCGGCGGGCAAAGACACCGAAAGTTGCCAGTGGTTTATTACCCACGCTCCCACACCCCACCTGGATGGCCGCTACACCATCTTTGCCCAGGTTGTGAGTGGCATGGACGTGGTAAACCGCCTGGAAATTGGGGACCGGATTGAGCGAATTGAACTGATGCGCTAA
- a CDS encoding T9SS type A sorting domain-containing protein, translated as MRGYLADAFRTFININGFGIVLEGGNNKVFGNVIAQCQRGVQVQDRPANGSSSTPFFDIDRNASLISGGDSIRNNRLDSCATSVRAVNLTNVLNASLNWMGSAQATAIRGTNGQNGLVVTLGGPSTNFAQVSSLSATGRIDYTPFVHTRADATDATGFLCEANYVHVDGFSPNAGAVGRLQEGLTAVTEGGMVETVATTYAETATIRKALNLTNDGPTTVQGLVLDAPGKTATLGSSFDLSGQLTLTNGLLSTSLTGLLTLLPSAAATEGNAGSYVTGPLRKLGNTSFVFPLGKGGVWARLGISAPATTGSAFTAEYFATAYPNQTATEPLKKISAVEYWNLDRAGSTDAVSVQLFWENGGRSGIDEFSSDLQVARFDGTTWVTAGNGGLSGSQAAGSVTSAGPVADMGPFTFGAAEPEPLPVELISFTAQERKPGTVTLEWRTASEQNNKGFAVERSLDAKTWQQLAFVEGRGTTSTASSYAYSDQVSSGIAQLYYRLRQVDFDGKASNSPVASITRSMGEGRAATVMLAPNPATTYTVVQLSAPAAGPLQVTLTDLTGRLVLQQTLADPASLELRLPAALPTGTYLVHVAGAGVSGKALRLVKQ; from the coding sequence GCAGGACCGTCCGGCGAACGGTTCATCCTCGACGCCGTTTTTCGACATTGACCGCAACGCCTCCCTGATTTCCGGCGGCGACAGTATCCGTAATAACCGTCTCGACTCGTGCGCCACGTCGGTACGGGCCGTGAACCTGACCAACGTGCTCAACGCTTCACTCAACTGGATGGGTAGCGCCCAGGCCACGGCCATTCGGGGCACCAATGGGCAAAACGGCCTGGTTGTCACCCTGGGTGGGCCCAGCACTAACTTCGCCCAGGTATCTTCGCTCAGCGCTACCGGCCGCATCGACTACACTCCCTTTGTTCATACCCGTGCCGACGCCACCGATGCCACGGGCTTCCTGTGCGAGGCCAACTACGTGCACGTGGATGGTTTTAGCCCCAATGCCGGCGCAGTAGGGCGGTTGCAGGAAGGCCTGACGGCCGTGACGGAGGGTGGCATGGTAGAAACCGTAGCCACAACTTATGCCGAAACGGCTACCATCCGGAAGGCGCTGAACCTGACCAATGACGGACCAACTACAGTGCAGGGCTTGGTGCTGGATGCGCCCGGCAAAACGGCCACGCTGGGTTCTTCCTTTGACCTCTCCGGCCAGTTGACGTTGACTAACGGCTTGCTCAGCACCTCCCTCACCGGCCTGCTGACCCTACTGCCTAGTGCCGCCGCTACCGAGGGCAATGCTGGTTCGTACGTAACCGGTCCCCTGCGTAAGCTGGGCAATACTAGCTTCGTGTTCCCATTGGGTAAAGGCGGCGTGTGGGCCCGGCTGGGCATTTCGGCCCCGGCTACTACAGGTTCGGCCTTCACTGCCGAGTACTTTGCCACCGCGTATCCCAACCAGACAGCTACGGAACCGCTGAAAAAAATAAGCGCTGTGGAATACTGGAATCTGGACCGGGCCGGATCTACGGATGCCGTCAGTGTGCAGTTGTTCTGGGAAAACGGCGGGCGTAGTGGCATCGACGAATTTTCCAGCGACTTACAGGTAGCCCGCTTCGACGGCACCACGTGGGTGACGGCCGGCAATGGCGGCCTGAGCGGCTCCCAGGCGGCTGGCTCGGTAACCTCAGCAGGTCCCGTAGCGGATATGGGCCCATTCACCTTCGGAGCCGCCGAGCCGGAGCCGCTGCCCGTGGAGCTTATCAGCTTTACGGCTCAGGAGCGCAAGCCGGGCACGGTAACTCTGGAGTGGCGCACCGCTTCGGAACAAAACAACAAAGGCTTTGCCGTGGAGCGCAGCCTCGATGCCAAAACCTGGCAGCAACTGGCTTTCGTGGAAGGCCGCGGCACCACTTCTACGGCCTCCTCCTATGCTTATTCCGACCAAGTTAGCAGCGGCATTGCTCAACTCTACTACCGTCTGCGCCAGGTTGACTTCGATGGCAAGGCATCCAACTCGCCGGTAGCCAGCATCACGCGCAGCATGGGTGAAGGTCGCGCCGCCACCGTAATGCTGGCGCCCAACCCGGCCACCACCTACACGGTGGTGCAACTGTCGGCCCCGGCCGCCGGGCCGCTGCAAGTCACGCTTACTGACCTGACCGGCCGTCTTGTGCTGCAACAAACCTTGGCCGACCCAGCCAGTCTGGAGCTGCGGCTGCCAGCTGCTCTGCCCACCGGTACGTATCTGGTGCACGTCGCTGGAGCAGGCGTTTCGGGTAAGGCGCTGCGCCTAGTTAAGCAGTAA